GGCCATTGGTTCGATTGGTCAAGGAAAACTTTCATTGTCCTATCGGATCAATGGAACAAATGGGACAAGCTCAAGACTGTATTGTAGTGATAACAGAGTACTTCATGCATTTGATGACGAGTATGGGGGAGTTATAGTTGATCCAGAAAGATTACCAGCTAACCCAAATGCCTTTGTTTCTGTACTTCATGCTTCTCTTTCTCATTGGAAAAAGACGGTAATTTCTGAGTCTTTAAAATAACTatcacaaattaaatattactaatcTTTTGCTATGTCATTGACCATTACAATTTACAAGTTTTAGGCATAACCAGTGCCTTTGAAAGAGACCAGATGCAtctgatttctttttcttttagttttttgtttttgtcatggaatattTGTTCTCTTCTTTACAACAATGAGTAAATAATGATGATAATATAAAAACGACttgttcattctttttcttttctagaaCTGCAAGCATTAGGCACAACTTGGTAGATTAAATTATGATCTTACAAATGTTGATTATTTGCTGAAGGTTTCTTATaccctttttgttttaaaggcTGAATAATACAATTACAATATATAGCCATCCCCTTGCTGCACCCATTGTGTGCTCATTGaaatttggaatgaaatttAGTATGATGGGTTTTTCAGACTTGACTAGACTTTGATCATACAATCCAAGATTTTACTCTCATGTTTACATAGTGGGACTAATCAATTTTCATAAACTGTCTGTGTAAGTAAAAACATGATAGTAACACTTCCAAGTATTTTTGTCACTTATTTACTTTTACTTCAAAGGATTTGTCAGCCTTCAATCAATACTTGGCTCAAGAGGAATTTATGCTGTATGTAAAGCATCTTGAAGTTTTGAGACACATAATCTAAGGTCATTTTACTGCAGGGGAAGAAGGGAGTTTGGCTTAAGTTGCCAGTGGAACGATCTGAGCTTGTTCCAATTGCTGTAAAGGTAACTTCTGGACCAAAATTTTCCAGTATTTGACCCTTAATGTAAAAGTGAACTCGGATTTAATTTCAGCTTCAGCCATCTAGATTGCATACAGGTTCAGGATAacataataaaatgatttttgaaaaccTTTCCATTCTTGTAGTAAATGATTTACTTACTGAAACGCCGTTGAGTCTCTGAGGCATGTCAACTGGTTACAGGAAGGTTTCCAATACCACCATGCAGAGCGAGGATATTTGATGTTAACATACTGGATACCTGAAGGACCTTGCATGCTTCCTGATAATGCATCACATCAAGTAGGGGTTGGAGGATTTGttgttaatgaaaaaaatgaggtATTGTTGTTTGTGTTGATAATGTGACAAAAATGAATCTTCAAAATGAGTTACCTGTATATATGGTCTTCCACTGTAGTCTTAATGAGGTACCTTGGTTCTGTATCTCACAGAACAAAGAAGTTCAAATAGCAATATGAATGAATCCTGTAGTAAATTAGTAATCACTACACATGCTGTAGAGTTAATATCCTATGATAATATTGTACATGCATCAGAAAGAGATTCAATTTCAATCTAATATAAAGGAACCTCATGACAATTTACAGGTTCTCGTAGTTCAAGAGAAACACTGTGCTGCAGCATCTGTTGGCCTTTGGAAAATTCCAACTGGTTTTGTTCTTGAGGTGGAGTACTTCTGTTTAAGTTGTACCTTGACTGCAAGTTTGTTTGGATGATCCTActtaaaacagaaaaataatgtaaaacTCAATAGTttcaatttgtttcttttttattcttaccAATTGTTTTATTTGTATCAGTCAGAGGAGATATTTTCAGGAGCTATTAGAGAAGTCAAGGAGGAAACGGGGGTAAGAATGTAGTAGTTGATATTGTCTCTAAGCCTCTTTTTACCCTGACATCAATAAATTACTCTTGTTAGTTCAATTAGCATAAATGACCAGTTGAATTCTCCAATTGACATTAGTCGATTCTTATATATTGCAGATTCATACTGAGTTTGTTGAAGTTATAGCATTCAGGTAATAACAGTATGTTATTCTCATAGACAAACGCATTTAATGAAAGGGGAGAAAAGTATCTGGGGCACATGAAAATGGTTGGATTTGTATAgctgtaaaaaaatattgaaatgtttttaaaaacatacTATAACTATTATTATGTGGTTTAAAAAAAGGAAGTGCAATTATTGCATGTTTACTTTCACTTTGTAACAAAGAGAAAATCACTTGTTACAGGCAAGaatctaataataattaaagttacCAATTTTAGGCTGTATGGTTAAGTTCATTAACTGTCTGCATAGCCGGCATAACTGCATTGCATAGATTCTGGTGTGAAGCACCATTGACCAGTGCAATTGGACACTGTTCATACTTTATACTTTTCCAAATACTTTATTCCCTGCACTAACAGTATCTAATTTTCTCTGCAACTGCAATTCCAGGCATGCTCACAATGTGGCTTTTGAAAAGTCAGATTTGTTCTTTATCTGCATGCTAAGACCCCTATCTACTCAGATCATAATCGATGATCTTGAAATTCAAGCAGCAAAGGTAAATGTCCTAACTTATAGTCACAGAACACTCAAGATTGCTTTACACTGTTTCATTAGCTTTCTTTACCCTCTGCAATACTTGCCTATCACCAATAGACACTTTAAGGTGAAGCTGTCTACAAtcagttctaatttttttttttttttgttaattatctACAATCAGTTCTATGACAATCCTTTCATACACTTAGGTGTCAGAACAAAAAAGGTTTTGTTTGGAGCCACAAGAAAATAGGAAAaggaaactaaagaaaattaGGTAGGTGGAATGATTGTTGCAAGCATGCAGGCTGTGGAAATGAATCACAGTATTGGCTATGAAATAATTGCTTCATGCATCACCAACTCATTGTTGTCCTTAATCATCACACGGTTATAATGAACTGCTTTGATTAACTAGATGCTTTTTGTTAGAGTTATTTGACTCGTATGCATCCCTTTATCAGTAAAATGCACCaataacttaataaaaatatttcacaTACCCAACTAACTTGTTCAGTGGGATTTGGGGAAAATGAACTACAAATTACTTTACAAATGCATCAACCTAGGTTCTTCAAATTTTATGTGGCATCATATGTAGTTTCTGACTTCAGAATATTGTATGCTCCACCATGCAGTGGATGCCCCTAGTTGACTTTGTGGAGCAACCACTTATCCAAGAAGACTGCATGTTCAagaaaattattgatatatgCATTGCTCGGCTAGGAGAGCATTATTGTGGCTTATCTGCTCATAAAATGGTCTCAAAATTTGATGGCAAGTTATCTTCCCTGTACTACAATGTTGTTCAAAATCAAGATTTCAACTGTGGTGCCAGTTAATTGAAGCCATTTaagcaatacaatttttttttttttttttggagaatcattTAAGCACTACTCTGCGTTGCCACACAATCCTCCCAGTTGTCATGCGGAAATGATAAGAGTCTCACACTTGAGTTTATTGATTGAGACCAAGTTCAGCTACAGGCTGAATGACCTTAGGAGTAATCCATTTTTATGGATATTACAGCTGATGTATATCATGTAAATACAACAATGATTTTTCTGATGTAAAATGTGTCAATTGTACATGAGTCATGAGTGACCATAACTTAATGCTAAATGTTTAATGTTGGACAAAGCCTGATCCA
The sequence above is drawn from the Quercus lobata isolate SW786 chromosome 12, ValleyOak3.0 Primary Assembly, whole genome shotgun sequence genome and encodes:
- the LOC115972277 gene encoding nudix hydrolase 8-like isoform X1, which encodes MEMKLFESKSVSVSQIVHLGRTYSSPFLNFKNIIGVKFSPQICACKGIVLKVTCASTSDNTYLPEKAIGSIGQGKLSLSYRINGTNGTSSRLYCSDNRVLHAFDDEYGGVIVDPERLPANPNAFVSVLHASLSHWKKTGKKGVWLKLPVERSELVPIAVKEGFQYHHAERGYLMLTYWIPEGPCMLPDNASHQVGVGGFVVNEKNEVLVVQEKHCAAASVGLWKIPTGFVLESEEIFSGAIREVKEETGIHTEFVEVIAFRHAHNVAFEKSDLFFICMLRPLSTQIIIDDLEIQAAKWMPLVDFVEQPLIQEDCMFKKIIDICIARLGEHYCGLSAHKMVSKFDGKLSSLYYNVVQNQDFNCGAS
- the LOC115972277 gene encoding nudix hydrolase 8-like isoform X2, whose amino-acid sequence is MGILIVHLGRTYSSPFLNFKNIIGVKFSPQICACKGIVLKVTCASTSDNTYLPEKAIGSIGQGKLSLSYRINGTNGTSSRLYCSDNRVLHAFDDEYGGVIVDPERLPANPNAFVSVLHASLSHWKKTGKKGVWLKLPVERSELVPIAVKEGFQYHHAERGYLMLTYWIPEGPCMLPDNASHQVGVGGFVVNEKNEVLVVQEKHCAAASVGLWKIPTGFVLESEEIFSGAIREVKEETGIHTEFVEVIAFRHAHNVAFEKSDLFFICMLRPLSTQIIIDDLEIQAAKWMPLVDFVEQPLIQEDCMFKKIIDICIARLGEHYCGLSAHKMVSKFDGKLSSLYYNVVQNQDFNCGAS
- the LOC115972277 gene encoding nudix hydrolase 8-like isoform X3 — protein: MEMKLFESKSVSVSQIVHLGRTYSSPFLNFKNIIGVKFSPQICACKGIVLKVTCASTSDNTYLPEKAIGSIGQGKLSLSYRINGTNGTSSRLYCSDNRVLHAFDDEYGGVIVDPERLPANPNAFVSVLHASLSHWKKTGKKGVWLKLPVERSELVPIAVKEGFQYHHAERGYLMLTYWIPEGPCMLPDNASHQVGVGGFVVNEKNEVLVVQEKHCAAASVGLWKIPTGFVLESEEIFSGAIREVKEETGIHTEFVEVIAFRHAHNVAFEKSDLFFICMLRPLSTQIIIDDLEIQAAKVSEQKRFCLEPQENRKRKLKKISGCP